agTGGTGTACCACATGGCtcggtgttgggtcccttgctgtttgtggtatatattaatgatttggacttgaatattgggggcatgattggcaaatttgcagacgacacaaaaattggccgtgcagttgatagtgaatTGGAtcgctgtggactccaagaaaaaaaacaatggtttggtggagtgggcagagaagtggcaaatggagttcaacccggagaagtgtgaggtaaagcATTTCGggaaggcaaacagtaaaagggataaTGCagaaaacaggaatatattgagaggggtggaggaagtgagagaactTGGAGTGCACGTGatctggtccctgaaggtggcaggacaggtaaataaggttgtgaagaaggcatacggaatgctctccgttattagccgaggtaaagaatacaaaagcagggatgtaatgatggaactgtataaaacgctggtaaggccacagctggagcattgtgcacagttctggtcatcaaattacaggaaggacgtaattgctctggagagagtgcagagaagatcgacaagaatgttgccaggacttgaaaattggagctacgaggagagattggatcggctgggattgtttttcttggagcagaggaggctgaggggagacttgattgaggtgtacaaagttaTGAAGGATCCAGATAgattagacaggaagtacctgtttccccgagcagagagttcaagaacgagaggatatagatttaagctgattgacggaaggattagaggggacatgaggaaaaaaaatatgGAATaagctgcccgaattggtggtagaggcaggggcccacaattctttaaaaagtacctggacctgcacctaaagtgctgtaagctgcagagcTAAGGACCGGGTGATGGAAGTTGAGATGAGAATCGGCacatggttgttctttgagctggcgcggacacaatgggccgaatggcacccttctgtgctgtattttttctaTGGTTCGATGGTTCTATGGAAATGAGGGAAGCAGGGTGGGTATCCAACGAAGTAGAGCACGATGGGTTGGGTGGGGGATGCCTTCCCGTTGGCCGATGTTGTCTTCTTGTGCGGAGTGGACGGGTGGAGGAGATCTCGTCACCTCAGGCAGCTGGAACAGCCCAGGCTCAGTACTCCACAGGATGGGTTTTGCAAGAAAACTTCGTTCAGGCAATGGGGGTGTTGATTAAATATGATTCACCCTGTATTTTAATCCTTGTTGTGTCTTATTTCCTCCACGAACCTCTCTTCAACCTCTTCCTAGTTCTTTTCTTTTCAATGCTAAGCAAAAAAAGTCCAAGAGAAGATGCAGAAAATTGCCCCAAACGCAGACCTCTTCTTCCACATCCTGTGATGTGTATATAGATACATCCACCCCCATGCAATCGAGGTTGGGATGAAACAGAATGAGTCAGTCAATCTCCCTCCTTCCAGGTAGATGTAGTTTTTATTTatcctttcccttccctcccccctctcctcaaaTCTTGAGAGCAAAAAGCCCGCTCTcctgaaacccatctctttgaccgagcttttggccacccctcctaatatctccttcctcgGCTTATCTTTTTACTCGCCCGCAGGATGTTTTTTCCTCATTTAAGGCGTTGTattatacaagttgttgttgctgttgttgtaactTGGCCTGAATGGCTGCACACAATATTTGGGCAGGTGGTGGGAACAAAAGCTGCTTGAATTCTGACTGATATCCTCGTGTCAAGGTGCCTTTCACCCTTTCAATGAGAGCGTCCCTGCTCTTGCCAATTGTTTAACATTTCACCTCACAGGCTAAATCTCAAGAAATACTTAATATTAAAAAATGGTACTGTGAAATTCGGAGTTGCCTTCGTACTAAAATATTAATAGAATATAGTTCATCGATTTAAATATAGTTCTAAAACATTTCTTAGCCTCCCCCTCAGCTTTCTTCCATATTCTCTAATTTATCTCTTTATCTCTTTAATCTTGTTTTTTTTGTGTCTGTACCATCTATTTTAGGTCACATTGTTTTAAATTTCTACCGAATTGGCTGCTTCAGCTGAGCAAACAATGAGCTAATTGGCAGATTTCTAAAAGAGCTGGGATTGGCGAAGATCGTTTATTTGTTTGATATCAGAATAGGTTGCTGTGTGGATAGAGCGCTCGCAGAACTGCGAGGGTGAAGAAGGGTTATTGCAGGGAAGGAGAGTGGTGCAGGATGTGTCAAGCTGATCGAAGCCGAGAATAAGTACTGGGAAACTTTGCTCAATTTAGGTTTGGGtgttgaagaaaaaaaattcaggcctcttgctcaCCCATCAAAATAATACCGTTCAGATTAGGTGTTGgagcaacttccttgcttttgtatcaaTAAAGCCCAGTGTCCCATttgatttttaacagccttctcaacttgtccttccaacttcaaagatttgtgtacatttacctcgaggtccctctgttcctgcaccccctttaaaattgtcccaatttgttgattttgcctctcctcattctcccgaccaaaatgcatcacttcacacttctctgtgttaaatttcatctgccatctgtctgcccatttcaccacattgtttactacatttccaagtttcgtatcatctgcaaactttgaacaaattcggaaaatagaagtgcATGGGATTTATGTGTAGTGGTAACTTGAGTACAtatttggctaagggacagggtgcagagagtagcggtgaacggatattgttctgactggagagaagcagtggggtcccccaagcATCGACATTAGGaaaattgcttttcttgttatctaGAAATAATCTGCACTTGAGTTTCAGTAGCTCAATTTGGAAGTTTGCGTGTAatgcaaaacttggcaatgtagtaaagagtgaggaagatagtaacagacatcaggaggacaatagacagattggtgaaatgggcaagaacatggcagatgcaatttaaaatGTGAGaattgatgcactttgggaggaacaacatggagacgcagtataatctaaattgaACTATTTTGGGGGGGAGCAAGAGCAGAGCGACCTGTGGAGGTGGCatcttcacaaatctttgaaggtgggagggcaagttaatctccgggacctgacgaAATATATCCcaagacgttatgggaggttggggaggaaattgcgggtcccctagcagagatatttgaatcatcgacagctgcaggtgaggtgcctgaagattggagggtagcaaatgttgtgcctttgtttaagaagggcggcagggaaaagccttggaacgacagaccggtgagcctgacatctgtagtgggtaagttgttcgagggtattctgagagacaggatctacaggtatttggagaggcagggactgattaggaacagtcagcatggttttgtgagaggaaaatcatgtctcacgaatttgattgagttttttgaaggggtaaccaagaagatagatgagggctgtgcagtcgacgtggtctacgTGAACTttggcaaagcctttgacaaggtaccgcatggtaggttgttacataaggttaaatctcacgggatccaaggtgaggtagccaattggatacaaaattggattgacgacaggagacagagggtggttgtggaaggttgtttttcggactggaggcctgtgatcagcggtgtgcctcagggatcggtgctgggtccgctgttatttattttaatgaattggatgagaatttaggaggcatggttagtaagtttgcagatgacaccaagattggtggcattgtggacagtaaagaaggttatctaggattgcaacgggatcttgataaattgggccagtgggccgatgaatggcagatggattttaatttcgataaatgtgaagtgatgcattttggtagatcgaatcgggacagaacctactccgttaatggtcgggcgttggggagagttatagaacaaagagatctaggagtacaggttcatagctccttgaaagtggagtcacaggtggatagggtggtgaagaaggcattcagcatgcttggtttcattggtcagaacattgaatacaggagttgggatgtcttgttgaagttgttaaagacattagttaggccacacttggaatactgtgtacagttctgttcaccctattatagaaaggatattattaaactagaaagagtgcagaaaagatttgcttggatgctaccgggacttgatggtttgacttatagggagaggttggatcgactgagacttttttccctggagagtcggaggtttaggggtgatcttatagaagtctataaaataatgtggggcatagataaggtcgatagtcaaaatcttttcccaaaggtaggggagtctataacgagggggcatagatttaaggtgagaggggagagatacaaaagggtccagaggggcaatcttttcactcaaagggtggtgagtgtctggaacgagctgccagaggcagtagtagaggcgggtccaattttgtcttttaaaaagcatttggacagttacatggggaagatgggtatcgaaggatatgggccaagtgcaggcaattgggactagcttagtggtataaactgggccacatggacatgttgggccgaagggcctgtttccatgttgtaaacttcaatgattctatgattctataacttgaTCAGGCAGttcagaaagcgtatgggattcttggctttgtaaatagaaccATAGAGTAGAAAACAAGGAAGTCCTGCTCAatcttcataaatcactggtttgatctcagttggagtattgtctacagtcctgggcacctcactttagtaaggatgtcaaagccttggaccaggaatgagggaacttcagttatgtggagagattggagaagctcggattgttctcctaggagcagagaatgttaaagtGGAGACCGAGCAAAGGCATTCAAAGTAATGAGGTGTCTTGATCGAGCAAGTGGGGAGATGTtgcttcctctggcaagtgggtcagtaacaaaaggtcagagatttcaaataattggcaaaagaactagaggggaaatgaggagatttttttcaccAGCTGAAAGGGATGTTTGAAAAGGCAATTGGGCATGTAGTTGAAGCCGACTAAATTGCTGGGTTCGGGTTGTGGGaggaaattggacagctctttcaatgaACAGGCACAagcacaacgggccgaatggtctgCATCTCTGCAGTTGTAGTTTAAAATTCCATTATTCTGTGATCTACAATCTAGCGATCAACGCTGCACCATGTCCTATTTAGACACAAGTCGCCAGCACCGAGAGTACAAGGGTTTCCTCTAACTCCcgctccattaacacactgatcacggaCACCTACAGCCGCGGGGTCTCCTCCACCTCCGCCCCATTAAAACATTGAGCGCCTAGAAATCCAGTCCCGGGATTTCCTCTACCTcaagccccattaacacactgaacaccgacacctacagtcgtaCGATCTCCAGTACCTCCCACACTGATCATCGGGTACTACAGTCCCGGGTTCACCTCCACCTCGCGTCCCATTAACACTCtggtcaccgacacctacagttgcGTGATCTCCTCCAACTCCAGCtcaattaacacactgatcaccgacacttaCATtacgggatctcctctacctcccgtcccattaacacactgatcaccgacacctacagttgcGTGATCTCCTCCAACTCCAGCtcaattaacacactgatcaccgacacttaCATTACGGGATCTCTTCTACCTCCCTccacattaacacactgatcaccgacacctaagTCGTGGGATCACCTCGACCTCTCGTCGCATTAACACAATGACCAGCGACACCTgcggtcctgggatctcctctccctacCGCATCTTTAACACAATGATCACCGACACCTCCATTCCCGGGATCTCCTCAACATCGCGACCCATTAATACAGCGAGCAACGTCATTTACAGAACAGGGATCTGCTCTATATCCCGCCCCATTAACTCACTGATCGCCTGACGTAgagtcccaggatctcctctaccGCCCGTccaattaacacactgatcaccgacacctacattcctgggatctcctccacctgccgccccattaacacactgatcaccgacacctccaGTCCtcggatctcctccacctcccgccccattaacacactgatcaccgacacctacagtcctgggatctcctctacctcccgccccattaacaaacTGATCACCGGAAATTACAGTCCTCGGATCTCCTCtatctcccgccccattaacacactgatcaccgacaccaacatttctgggatctcctctacctcccgccccattaacaaacTGATCACCGGAAATTACAGTCctcggatctcctctacctcccgccccattaacacactgatcaccgacaccaacatttctgggatctcctctacctccagcCCCATTAACACGCTGATCACCGTCacatacagtcccgggatctcctctacgtcccgccccattaacacactgatcaccgacacctacatttctgggatctcctctacctccagccccattaacacactgatcaccgtcacatacagtcccgggatctcctctacgtCCCGCCCCATTAATACACTGATCACCGTCACATACAGTcccggatctcctctacctcccgccccattaacaaacAGGTCACGGGGACCTAGAGTCCCGGGTTCTCCTCTACATGCCGCCCCAATTACACAcggatcaccgacacctacagtcctgcgatctcctctgcctcccgccccattaagcAAATGATCACCGAcaactacagtcccgggatctcctctgccTTCCGCCCAATTAACATACTGATCACCGAAAACTACAGTCCCGGGGTCTCCTCTAACTCGCACGGCATTAACAACTGATCAACGACACctccagtcctgggatctcctctactcCCCTCCCAATTAACACACTGATGACTGACACCTAGATCCTTGGAATGCATCGACCATCGCCCTCGTAACACACTGATCAGCTACACCTGcaatcctgggatctcctccacctcccgccccattaacacactgatcaccgacacctacagtcctcggatctcctccacctcccgccccattaacacactgatcaccgtcaccgacagtcctgggatctcctccacctcccgccccattaacacactgatcaccgacacctacattcctgggatctcctccaccttccgccccattcacacactgatcaccgacaccgacagtcctgggatctcctctaccttccGCCCCATTTACACACTGGTCACCGATAGTTTCTACTGCTGTTTACTTAATTACCTTTTAATTGTGCCCATGTGATGAAACGTTTGTTGCAAATAGTGACCGCATTTTAATTTACAACCTGTCCTTGCATGTGATACTCACATTGACAAACTCTGTAAAATGAGTCTATCAATAGCCTCAGGTTTTAAACGTTTCAGCGATTCCATAAACACCCAGTGTTTGCAGCACCGCAGCCTGTCGGAATGACACAGATCTCACTCTGTAGTCTTCAGATCTTCGcactatttaatgaatttaacaattacagtaaaggggtatttcaccaggttcttcaactgctctctgaatttcgcctgggtcacggcataaataccggtgtttgtgcagcaactcaggagctggagcataaatcccagttcttgtacaagTGGAGGTAGAATTACAGACGTTAGCGCCATATGCAACAATCGTCGATTAATAGAATCCAACATAAACACCACCCATAACACGATAAAGTTTCctgagataacaaacagtaaaatcattgatttcctgcgactctccatctctgggtctctgggactctccccattgctgtgactccggagtctcctgcgggctctgctggccacgaaAATGTGTCTGACTGTTAAAGCATTAAGGAACAGAATCAGAATAAATGGGACACAAGGGGTGaggatataatgaaggagttcgattccTGCCCATACTGGTGATATTGAAACACCCGTCACTCCAAAACAAAACCAAGGGGTATTGGAAAGCAAATATGGATCTtcgaacataaagtaccagaaaatattctttaaacagctcagcacactcactgttcccagaacgacagccgccgttttctcggtgcaatatttcgttttcagcttctggcaacaaatggccacaaatcgatcaaaggtgaaagttacGGTGAACCAGGCAGAACAGTCCgtgactgcataaagcaggacggcgtggatattacacacgggaaaGTGGCGTAGAAAAACGAACAGTGAACGATAAACAATGGGAATCTGTctcaatatcagatcagtgataacgaccagtagatccgccgctgccattgACACCagatagcgagtgacacatttggagagaccgcactttccacgaGACAGGATCGCAATTGTCAATAAATTCACTGAATTGAAGCGAAATAAAGATGGAAATTTTAGATCAAGTTGGGACTCTCTGTAAACAATAAtaaagttcttggaaccacctaTATATAATGGCGCAatcgctggatcccctgtaattattagtacagcctCTGGATCAtccgtaaatattagtaccgtctctggatcctatgtaaatattagtacagtctctggatcccctgtaaatattagtacagtctctggttcCTCTGTAATTATTGATacaatctctggataccctgtaaatattactacagtctctggatcccctgtatatattagtaaAATCTCTGGTTCTCCTCTAAATAATAGTTGCCTCCCTgtatcctcctgtaaatattggtaccacctgcggatcccctgtaaatattaatacagtctctggatcccctgtaaatattagttcagtctctggattcccatgtaaatattagtactgtctctgggtcccccTTTAAaacttagtaccatctctggttcccctgaaaatattagttgCCTCCCTGtatcccactgtaaatattaaaaccACCTCCGGATCCACTGCAAATATcactactgtctctggatcccctctaaatgtTACTATAGTCCCTGGACTCCCTGCATTATTAGTAACATCTCTGgaccaccctgtaaatactgacacaccccacgGCCCCGTAAAAACAGGCTCATGCTAGTGCTCCCTGAATGTACAaactcactcccagggacccattATAAATTCACCCTCACACCGAGAAAACCCCCGTAAATATATTTCGCATCCATGTTTCCCCATCGCTATATTTCCCATCCCACGTTAACCTTTTAATTTTTACGGTGGATATAGAGGCTTAACGGAAACTCGAACAGCGGAGAGTCTGACAAAAGGAATgacaagaacagtaatacagtggaacacggtttatagaattaatagtTGGATATAGAGACTTTCCAGGAACACCGACAGCACCGAGGAGCGGATAGTAAATAATAAGAACAGTAACACAATGGAACACATTTTATAGAATTAACAGTTGGATATAGATATTACCAGGAACACTGAcagcagcgaggagcggatagtaaaTTAGTTTCATACTCCAAAGCATAAAATATGTCCGCCCCTCCAATGACATTGAACCATAATATACATACAGATATTGAAATATCCAGAATGGACTGTCCCAATCTATTGTTctaagattccgacccattgctgtaacattccaatctattattctatgattttgACCCATTGttgaacattcc
Above is a genomic segment from Heptranchias perlo isolate sHepPer1 unplaced genomic scaffold, sHepPer1.hap1 HAP1_SCAFFOLD_90, whole genome shotgun sequence containing:
- the LOC137319825 gene encoding probable G-protein coupled receptor 139, translating into MKLIYYPLLAAVSVPVNLLTIAILSRGKCGLSKCVTRYLVSMAAADLLVVITDLILRQIPIVYRSLFVFLRHFPVCNIHAVLLYAVTDCSAWFTVTFTFDRFVAICCQKLKTKYCTEKTAAVVLGTVSVLSCLKNIFWYFMFEDPYLLSNTPWFCFGVTGVSISPVWAGIELLHYILTPCVPFILILFLNALTVRHIFVASRARRRLRSHSNGESPRDPEMESRRKSMILLFVISGNFIVLWVVFMLDSINRRLLHMALTSVILPPLVQELGFMLQLLSCCTNTGIYAVTQAKFREQLKNLVKYPFTVIVKFIK